The following are encoded together in the Blautia obeum ATCC 29174 genome:
- the spoVT gene encoding stage V sporulation protein T encodes MKATGIVRRIDDLGRVVIPKEIRRTLRIKEGTPLEIFTDKEGEVILKKYSPIGELSVFAKEYAESLAQTTGMIACITDHDQVVAASGQGSRELMGKAISKELDRVITEREMKCYHTGERKILPLVENQKESSSELIVQPIICSGDAIGSVALVGKSAGERFGNSEQMLVKTAAGFLGRQMEQ; translated from the coding sequence ATGAAAGCTACAGGAATCGTCCGGCGCATTGATGATCTTGGAAGAGTTGTTATTCCAAAGGAGATTCGGCGTACACTACGGATTAAAGAAGGAACTCCGCTTGAAATTTTTACAGATAAAGAGGGGGAAGTGATCTTAAAGAAATACTCCCCGATTGGAGAGTTGAGTGTTTTTGCAAAAGAATATGCAGAATCGCTGGCACAGACAACAGGTATGATCGCATGTATTACGGATCATGATCAGGTGGTTGCCGCATCCGGACAGGGCAGCAGGGAACTGATGGGAAAGGCAATCAGTAAAGAACTGGATCGAGTGATCACGGAGAGAGAAATGAAATGTTATCATACAGGAGAAAGAAAAATACTGCCGCTTGTGGAAAATCAGAAAGAATCCTCATCAGAGCTGATCGTACAGCCAATCATTTGTTCCGGTGATGCGATTGGTTCTGTGGCGCTGGTTGGAAAAAGTGCAGGAGAAAGATTTGGAAATTCAGAGCAAATGCTGGTAAAAACAGCAGCAGGATTTCTTGGACGTCAAATGGAACAATAA
- a CDS encoding 3-deoxy-7-phosphoheptulonate synthase encodes MSIKINHELPIPEVLKNEYPLSNEQKSIKQQRDEEIRRIFTGESDKFVVLVGPCSADNEDTVCEYVNRLKKVSDKVSDKLMIIPRVYTNKPRTTGDGYKGMLHQPEPDKAPDLLAGIIAIRKMHIRVLQETGLSSADEMLYPENRSYLDDVLSYEAIGARSVENQQHRLTASGMDIPVGMKNPTSGDLSVMLNSVIAAQHPHHFIYRGCDVETSGNPLAHTILRGGVDKYGQTIPNYHYEDLMRLYDLYSKKDLQNPAVIVDVNHSNSGKQYKEQIRIVSEVLHSRNYNPDVRKLVKGVMIESYLLEGRQDISDHMTPGCSITDPCLGWEDTERLLYDIAEKC; translated from the coding sequence ATGTCTATCAAGATTAATCATGAACTTCCAATTCCGGAGGTTCTGAAAAATGAGTACCCGCTCAGCAACGAACAGAAATCAATCAAACAACAGCGTGATGAAGAAATCCGCCGTATTTTCACAGGTGAATCCGATAAATTCGTCGTTCTGGTCGGACCATGTTCTGCAGATAACGAAGATACCGTATGTGAATATGTAAATCGCCTGAAAAAAGTTTCTGACAAAGTTTCCGATAAATTAATGATCATCCCACGAGTATATACAAACAAACCTCGTACTACCGGTGATGGCTACAAAGGAATGCTCCATCAGCCGGAGCCGGATAAAGCACCGGATCTCCTTGCCGGAATCATTGCAATCCGCAAAATGCATATCCGCGTACTTCAGGAAACCGGTCTTTCTTCTGCAGATGAAATGCTCTATCCGGAAAACCGCAGCTACCTGGATGATGTTCTTTCTTATGAAGCAATCGGTGCACGTTCCGTAGAAAACCAGCAGCATCGTCTGACTGCCAGCGGTATGGATATCCCGGTTGGTATGAAGAATCCTACCAGCGGTGACCTGTCTGTTATGCTGAACTCCGTAATCGCTGCCCAGCATCCACATCATTTCATTTACCGTGGATGTGATGTGGAAACAAGTGGTAATCCTCTGGCACACACGATTCTCCGCGGCGGCGTTGATAAATATGGCCAGACAATCCCTAATTATCATTACGAAGATCTCATGCGTCTTTATGACTTATACAGCAAAAAAGATCTGCAAAATCCGGCCGTTATCGTGGATGTCAACCATTCTAACTCCGGCAAACAATACAAAGAACAGATTCGTATTGTAAGTGAAGTGCTTCACAGCCGCAACTACAATCCTGATGTAAGAAAACTCGTCAAGGGTGTCATGATTGAAAGTTATCTGCTGGAAGGCCGTCAGGATATCAGCGACCATATGACTCCTGGCTGTTCTATCACCGATCCTTGTCTGGGATGGGAAGATACAGAACGTCTGCTCTACGATATTGCCGAAAAATGCTAA